In Carbonactinospora thermoautotrophica, the genomic stretch TCTGCTCGCCACGCCAGGTCCGGGCCGGCGTGCCGATCCCACTCGACCAGGTCACCATGCAGGCGCTGGTCGACACGCCGCCGAGCGGTCTCGTTCCCCTGCGCACCCCCGCGGAGCTGGCCGCCGCGCTGGCCATGGTGCCGCGGCCCGAGCCGGAGCCGGACTACGTCGTCCCGTCGGTCCCCGTAGTGAACGGCACGGGCAGGCCGGTGCCCGGGGTGAGCCGTGTCCCGGTCGCACGACCGCGGAGCCGTCGGGTCGGCCAGCTCACCCGCCTGGCCGTGGCAGGGGTCCTGCTGGCCGGCCTCGGCCTGCTGGGCTGGCAGATCGGCGCCGCTTTCTTCAGGCCCCTGGGGGGCGCCGACCAGCCGGACGCCGGCGGGCAGCAGCAACAGCAGCAGGTCGCGCCCGCCCCGCAGGGCAAGGAGCTGAAGATCCAGGACGCGGCTCTCTTCGACCCCTTCGGAAGCGGCCGGACCGGTGGCGGCGCCCCCGAGGACATGTACGACGGGAACGGGCGGACCGCGTTCTACACGGCTTACTACAACTACCACCCGGGGACCAAGAACGGCACCCTCGGCGGGACGAAGCCTGGGACGGGCATGGTGTTCGACCTAGGCTCGGTCCAGCAGGTCAGCAGCGTTCACCTGGAGCTGCTCGGCAGGGGCACGACAGGCTTGCAGATCCGGGTGGCTGACGAGTCCGCCGGTTCGAGGCCGAGGGGCTTGGACGACTTCAGGTCGGTCGCCCTCGAGGCGAACGCGGGTGACGAGGTGACGGTCCAGCTGTCGAGGCCGGTCAGAACCCAGTACCTGCTCGTCTGGTTCACCGAGCTGCCCGAGTCCGACAAGCCGGAGAACACCGGCAAGCGCCAGGTCGGCGTCGCGGAGATCACGGTCAAGAGCTGAGGCGGGAGGCACGGTGGCCCCAGGGCCAGCCGAGGCCGGGTCGTCCGGGCGCGCGCCCGAGCCGACCCCGGCCGAAGACGCGCCGGCTCCGCTGGCCGAGCTGGCTGACGGCGAACTGCTGGCCCGGCACGTGGACGGGGACCGGGAGGCGTTCGCCCAGCTGGTACGGCGGCACCGGGACCGCCTGTGGGCGGTGGCGCTGCGGACGCTCGGCGACCCGGAGGACGCGGCCGACGCGCTGCAGGACGCGTTGGTGTCCGCCTACCGGAAGGCGGACCGGTTCCGGGGGGAGTCCGCCGTCACCACGTGGCTGTACCGGATCGTGGTCAATGCCTGCCTGGATCTGGCGCGGCGCCGGGCGGTCCGGTCCACGCAGGCGCTGGACGCCGAGACGGCGGAGCGCTTACCCGCGGCGGACGGGGCCCCGGACGCGATCGAGCGGCAGGAGCTGAGGCTGGATCTGGTCTCGGCGCTGGACACCCTGTCAGCCGAGCAGCGGGCGGCCCTCGTGCTCGTGGACATGCAGGGGTACTCGGTGGTGGAGGCCGCGGAGATCCTCGGCGTGCCGCCGGGCACGGTGAAGAGCCGCTGCGCCCGCGGTCGGGCCAAGCTGCTGCCGCTCGTACGAAACCTGCGTGAGGCAGGGAACCGCCCGGGCGCCGGAAACGTCCCAGTTGCGGACCGTGACAACCCGCGCGGTGTCGAGGGAGGTGGGAGCGGGCCGTGACCGAAGACAGCGCGGTGTCGACGAGGTGGACCGCCGGGCACCCGGACCCCGAGACGATCTCGGACTACCTCGAGGGCCTGCTCTCCAGACCGGCCGCCCGTCGGGTGGAGGTGCACCTGCGCCGGTGCGGATCCTGCCGGGACACCCAGGCGGCGCTCGGCGAGGTACGCGAACTGCTCGCGGCGAGCGACGCCGGACCGATGCCGCCTCAAGTCGCCGCGCGGATCGAGGCGGCGCTCGCGTCCCCGGGCGAGCGGGTGTCCGGGGACGCGGGGCCGACCACGCCAGGGGAGCCGGCCGCGTCCATGACCTCCCGGAAGCGATCGCGGCGATCCGCGTGGCTGCTGCGCGCCGCGGCAGCCGTGGCGGTGGTGGCGGCGGGCGTCGGCATCGTGCCGCAGCTGCTGCCGGGGGTGTGGCCCCGGCAGAACTCCGCGACCAGCACCAACGCCCCCGCGCCAGCCCGGAGCGGGCAGCCGGGCTCAGGCGGTCAGCAAGAAAGCAGCCCGCGGCTCAGCGGCCTCCCCGGCCCGGTCCTGTACCGGGGCCGCCCGTACGCCGCGGCCCAGTTCGGGACGCAGGTTCATGAGCTGTTGCGGGAAGCCGCCACCATCCGACCGTTCCAGGGCCGGCCTCCGAGCGGCAGCCAGGGTGGCGTGCCGTACGACGGAGATGCCGCCTCGGTCGTGGGCTGCGTGCGGGAGGCCACCGGCCGACCCGGCGACCCTCCGGTCGTGGTCGACTTCGGCACGTACGAAGGCCGGCAGGCCGCCGTGGTGGTCCTCCACGACGAGACGAACCCCGCGCTGCTCGACGCGTACGTCGTCCCGGCGAGCTGCCCGGCGCACCCCCCCGTGCTGGTTCGCCAGGTGATGTTGCCCTGACCCGCCCGGTACCGCCCCTGTCCCGGCGCGGGACCGGCCGCGGCGCTTTCCACAGCCCGCTGGTTATCCACAGTTGACCGGCACCGGATGGTGCCGCCCCCAGCCACCGTGTCACGCTGGTCGCGGGGGCGGCCCCCTGGGAGGCGGGGGTTCGCCGGTACGTGCTGGGGCGGCGGGCCGTCGGGAACGACACCCGCCGCGTAGGGGTTAGAACTGGCGAGCACCGGTCGCGGGAATGCCAGACCCCTAGGATCGGTTGACGGCAGCGAACCCGAGACAGCTTGAGGAAGGCCAGGCGTGAGCGACGTTCGCAACGTGGTCATCATCGGTTCGGGGCCCGCCGGGTACACCGCGGCGATCTACGCGGCGCGGGCGGATCTGAAGCCGCTGGTGTTCGAGGGCGCGGTGACAGCGGGTGGCGCGCTGATGAACACCACCGAGGTGGAGAACTTCCCCGGCTTCCCGGATGGGATCATGGGACCGGACTTGATGGACAACCTGCGCAAGCAGGCGGAGCGGTTCGGCGCCGAGCTGATCACCGATGACATCGTCGAGGTCGATCTGACCGGCGACATCAAGATCCTCAAGGACGGCTCGGGTAACACCTACCGGGCGAGGAGCGTGATCATCGCCACCGGGTCGAAGTACCGCGAGCTCGGCCTGGAGAACGAGAAGCGGCTGTCCGGCCACGGGGTCTCCTGGTGTGCCACCTGTGACGGCTTCTTCTTCCGCGGCCAGGACATCGCCGTGATCGGCGGTGGGGACTCGGCGATCGAGGAGGCCACGTTCCTGACCCGGTTCGCCCGCTCGGTGACCGTGATCCACCGCCGCGACAGGCTGCGCGCGTCCAAGATCATGCAGCAGCGTGCGTTCGCCAACGACAAGATCCGTTTCATCTGGGACACCGAGGTCGTCGACGTCCTGGGTGAGGACAAGGTGTCTGGTCTGAGGCTGCGCAACAAGAAGACCGGGGAGGTCTTCGAGCTGGCGGTGACCGGGGTGTTCATCGCGATCGGGCACGAGCCGCGCAGCGAGCTGTTCCGCGGTCAGGTGGAGCGCGACGAGAACGGCTACATCCTGGTCGAACACCCCACCACCAAGACCAACGTCCCGGGCGTGTTCGCCTGCGGTGACGTGGTCGACCACATCTACCGTCAGGCGGTCACCGCGGCCGGCACCGGCTGCGCCGCGGCCCTGGACGCCGAACGGTACCTCGCCGCGCTGGAGGACGCGAGAACGGGCGGCGCGGTGGGCCCGGCCGCGGAGGCGACCGCCACGGCCGAGTGAGGCAACGGTTGAGAAATCGAAACGAGCAAGGAGCGTCTCGTGGGAGCTGCCACCAAGATCGTGACCGACGCGAGCTTCGAAGCGGAGGTCCTGGATAGCGACAAGCCGGTCGTCGTCGACTTCTGGGCTGAGTGGTGCGGCCCGTGCAAGCAGATCGCCCCGATCCTGGACGAGATCGCGAGCGAGTACGCCGACAAGATCACGATCGCGAAGCTCAACGTGGACGAGAACCCGCAGACCGCCATGAAGTACGGCGTCACGTCAATCCCGACGCTGGCGGTGTACCAGGATGGCAAGGTCGTGAAGACGATCATCGGAGCCCGTCCGAAGCCTGTCCTCCTGAAGGACCTGGAAGAGTTCATCTGACCGCTTTCGACCGGTAGTGTCGACGCCGCAGGGCTCAGTCTGTCGGGTCCTGCGGCGTCTGCCTATTGATCCGCACATGACCGCCCTGATCCCCGCTGCTGAGAAGGGCACCGGAGCGGGCCTGATCAACTCGTTCGGAGGGCGCGTATGACCTCGCAGCGGTACTACCGACTCGGGGACACCGGAGCTGCCGTGGCGGAGATCCGGGCCAAACTCGCGACGCTGGGGCTGCTGCCCGCCGACGAGGCGACGATGGGCTCGGCCGCGATGGCCGACGCCGTCTTCGACGCACAGGTGGACCAGGCCGTCCGGTGTTTTCAGCAGCAGCGTGCGCTCACCGTCGACGGCGTCGTGGGGCCGCAGACGTACCGGGCGTTGGACGAGGCCCGGTGGAAGCTGGGCGATCGCATCCTGCAGTACTCCGTCAGCCATCTCATGTCCGGGGACGACGTGGCCCAGTTGCAGCGGCGGCTGCTGGACATGGGGTTCGACTGCGGGCGCGTGGACGGGATCTTCGGGAAGGACACCGAGCGCGCGCTCCGGGAGTTCCAGCGCAACGTCGGCCTGGCTCCCGACGGCCAGTGCGGCCCGCGCACGCTCAAAGCCCTCAGCCGACTGTCCCGCACCGTGGTCGGCGGGGAACCGTACGCGATGCGGGAGTCCGAGATGATCCACCAGGCCGGGCCGAGCCTGCACGGCAAGACCGTGGTGATCGACCCGGGGCACGGCGGCGGCGACCGCGGGGTGGTCGCGAACGGCTTGGAGGAAGCGGCCGTGGTCTGGGACCTGGCCAACCGGGTGGAGGGGCGGTTGGCGGCGACCGGGGTGCAGGCCTACCTGACGCGTGGCGTCGAGGGTGAGCTGGACGAGGTGGCCCGCGCGCACTTCGCGAACGCCACCGGCGCGGACCTGGTCATCTCGCTGCACGTGGACCGGCATCGGAACCCGGTCGCGAACGGGGTGGCCGCGTACTACTACGGCAACGACCGGTTCGGCCACCATTCGGCAGTGGGCGAGAAGTTCGCCGGCCTGGTCCAGCGTGAGATCGTGGCACGGACCGGGATGCTGGACTGCCTGACGCACGAGCGCACCTGGGACCTGCTGCGCCGGACGAGGATGCCGGCCGTACGCATCGAGCTCGGATACCTCACCAACCCGGGGGACGCCGCCCGGTTGGCCGACCCCGGCTTCCGGGACACCGTGGCGGAGGCGATCGTCGTGGCGGTGCAACGGCTGTACCTGCCACCCGAGGACGACGCTCCGACCGGGATGTTGCACTTGCCCGAGTTGATCAAGTAACGCGCCTCGACGGACGGCGGCCGCGAGGCGTGTCCAAGCCCCTCAAGAACTGATCAGCTTGGTCAGCTCGTCGAGCGTACGCAGCGTCTCGTCACGCGGCGCCGTGTCGATGCCGAACAGCACCCGCGCCACGCCGAGCTCCGCAAGACGTGCGACGTCCGCCGCCTCAGCACCCGGCGACAGGTACGCGGTGACGGACACGTCCTCCCGTCCACGGTCCCGCGCGAGCCGCTGGAGTGCCCTGACACCGTGGGTCAGCTTGTCCAGGCTGAGGCCGGGCGGGGCCAGCCAGCCGTCCCCGTACTCGACGATGCGCGCGAACGTGGTGGGGCCCCCGCCGCCGAGGAGGATCGGCGGGTGGGGACGCTGCTTCGGCTTGGGCCAGGAGAGGATCGGGCCGAAGTCCACGTACCGCCCGTGGAACTCGGCCTCGTCCTTGGTCCAGATCTCCTTCATCGCCAGGACGCGCTCGCGCAGCAGGGCCAGACGGGTCGCCGGGTCGGTACCGTGATTCCGCATCTCCGTACGGTTCCACCCCGAGCCGATCCCGAGGACCATCCGCCCGCCGGAAAGGTGGTCCAGGCTCGCCACCTCCTTGGCCAGGGTGATCGGGTCGCGCTGGACGGCGAGGACGATTCCGGTACCCAGCCGCAGGCGTTCGGTGACGGCTGCGGCCGCGCTGAGGGTCACGAAGGGATCGAGTGACCGGGAGTACACGCGCGGCAGCCGGCTCCCGTCCGGCCATGTCTGCTCGTTCACCGGAATGTGGCTGTGCTCGGGAACGAACAGCGACTCGAAGCCGCGTTCCTCCAGCGCCCGTGCGAACTCCGTCGGGTGGATACCCTCGTCCGTGACGAAGGTGGACACTCCGAACTTCATCGTGCCTCCCACCAGCTTCTCCGCCGAGGTCCCTGGTTACCGAGTACCAGCCGCCAACGTCGTTCCGTGAACGATCCGTGACTAGACGGGCCGGAACGCAGGCTCCGGCTGCATGGAGCCGAGGAGTCGCTCGAGCGCGACCTCGACATCCTCCCGCCACGACAGCGCGTTCTTGAGTTCGAGCCGCAGACGCGGAAAGCGCGGGTGTGGCCGCACCGTCTTGAAACCGACCGCGAGCAGGTGGTCCGCCGGGATGAGGCAGGCCGGCTTCTCCCACTTGGCGTCGCCGAAAGCCTCGATGGCCTTGATGCCACGCCGCTGCAGATCCTTGGCGACCCCCTGGATGAGCATCCGCCCCAGCCCGCCGCCGGCGAACTCGGGGAGGACGTGCGCGGTCATGAGCAGTACCGCGTCCGCGCTCACCGGGCTGGTGGGAAAGGCGACAGACCGTGGGACGTACGCCGGCGGCGCGTACATGACGAACCCCGCCGGCACGGCGTCGACGTACACGATCTTGCCGCACGAACCCCATTCGAGCAGCGTCGCGGAAACCCAGGACTCCTTTTCGAGCTCGGGGTTTCCAGCCTCTTCCGCACGCTGCCGGCTGACCGGGTCGAGTTCCCAAAAGACGCACCGCCGACAACGCCTCGGCAGGTCGTTCAGATTGTCGAGCGTGATGTTGACGAGGCGACGCGCCACTGGAACACCTCGTGGCCGAATCGACGAGCTGGGCGAGGCTCTGTACTGCGAAGTACCTACGGGCTGCGCTACCGTGGCGCCTCCCACCTCGGTAAGCCTAGTCCGGAAGGTCCACTGTCGGCTAGAAGCGGCTGAAAGTCCGGATCGATGCCGCATACCTGCTCGATGATCGGGAATACAGCAAACCCCCCAGAAAGCCGCCCAGGGCGCCCACTCCGAGACTGGTCACCAACCAGTACCCAATCCGCACGGCACCCCTCCAGGACAAGACCCCACACCCTCAGGCATCGTAGTACCAGGAGACGTTCGGTTGTGGGATCTTGCACCCCATACGGGTCTCCGTTCTTGTCGTCTAGCCCGAACAGGTAAGGGAGGGCGAGCGTGAACGTCCGATCGCGGCTCGATGCGCACGTGGACCGCTACGCGGCACGTACCCGGGGCATGACGGCCTCCGAAATCCGAGCTCTGTTCGCGGTCGCCACGCGGCCTGAGGTCATCTCGCTCGCCGGCGGCATGCCCTACCTGTCCGCCCTCCCCATGGACGCGGTCAGCTCGGTGGTCGAGCGTCTCGTCATGGAGCGCGGTGCCGTGGCCCTGCAGTACGGCTCGGCCCAGGGCGACCAGAAGCTGCGCGAGCAGATCTGCGAGGTCATGGCGTTGGAGGGCATCCAGGCAGACGCGGACGACGTCATCGTCACCGTCGGCTCCCAGCAGGCGCTCGACCTGGTGACCAGGATCTTCATCGATCCGGGGGACGTCATCCTCGCGGAGGCGCCCTCGTACGTGGGCGCGCTGTCGACTTTCGCCTCGTACCAGGCACAGGTCGTGCACGTGGAGATGGATGACGACGGTCTGGTCCCCGATCGCCTGCGTGACACGATCAAGTCGCTGAAGTCGGCCGGAAGGCGGCCGAAGTTCCTCTACACGATCCCGAACTTCCACAACCCGGCCGGGGTCTCGCTCTCGCTGGAACGCCGTCGCGAAGTGGCGGAGATCTGCCGCGAGCACGACCTGCTCATCCTGGAGGACAACCCGTACGGGCTGCTCGGCTTCGACGAGGAGCCGATGGACGCCCTGTACGCGCACGCTCCGGACCGCGTCATCTACCTCGGCACCTTCTCCAAGACATTCGCGCCCGGCTTCCGGGTCGGATGGGCGGTGGCTCCGCACGGGGTGCGTGAGAAGATGGTCCTCGCAGCCGAGGCGGCGGTCCTGTGCCCGCCGGTGTTCTCGCAACTCGCGGTCTCCGCGTACCTGGAGACCGAACCGTGGAAGGACCAGATCAAGAAGTACCAGGAGCTGTACCGGGAGCGCCGCGACGCCATGCTCTCGGCGCTGGAGGACATGATGCCGCCCAGCGTCACCTGGACGAAGCCCACGGGCGGCTTCTACGTGTGGCTGACGCTGCCGAATGGGCTGGACTCCAAGGCGATGCTTCCGAGAGCCGTCACGGCCCGCGTCGCGTACGTGCCTGGGACCGCGTTCTTCGCCGACGGCTCCGGCTCCACTGCGCTGCGCCTCTCGTACTGCTACCCCACTCCGGAACGGATTCGCGAAGGTATTCGCCGGCTGGCCGGAGTCCTCGAGGATGAGCTGGAGCTGCATTCGACGTTCGGCACCGGGCCTCGGCGGCCGCAGCGCGGACAGGCTGGCAGCGAGCTCGCGAGCGCTCCCTACCCGGATCTCGCCTGAGCGGGGTCGCGGACTCCGGCACCCGACCCGATGTACTCCCTTCAGGGACTGGATCAGGAGGTAGACCCAGATGAGCGACCTGGGCCGTGTCGTCGTACTCGCCGGCGGGCTGTCCCACGAGCGTGACGTGTCCCTGCGGTCCGGTCGGCGGGTCGCCGAGGCGTTGCGCTCCGTCGGCGTCGAGGTCGACGTCCTCGACGTGGACGGCGCGCTGTTGCCTTCCCTGAAGGAGGACCGTCCCTCGGTCGTGTTTCCCGCCCTGCACGGCGCCGCCGGTGAGGACGGCGCCGTACGGGAGGTGCTCGAGCTCCTCGGCATCCCCTACGTGGGAGCCACGCCCGCCGCGTGCCGACTGGCCTTCGACAAGCCGACCGCCAAGGATGTGGTGCGCGCGGCAGGTCTGCTGACCCCTGACGCCGTCGCGCTCCCCCACGCCATGTTCCGCGACCTCGGCGCCACCGCGGTTCTGGACGCGATCGTCGCCCGCCTGGGCATGCCGCTGTTCGTGAAGCCGGCACGCGGGGGATCGGCGCTGGGCTGTTCCGTGGTACGTGAACCCGGCGAACTGCCGGCGGCGATGGTGAACTGCTTCGCGTACGGCGACACCGCGTTGGTGGAGCGGTTCGTGGAAGGCGTGGAAGTCGCGATCTC encodes the following:
- a CDS encoding anti-sigma factor family protein — protein: MTEDSAVSTRWTAGHPDPETISDYLEGLLSRPAARRVEVHLRRCGSCRDTQAALGEVRELLAASDAGPMPPQVAARIEAALASPGERVSGDAGPTTPGEPAASMTSRKRSRRSAWLLRAAAAVAVVAAGVGIVPQLLPGVWPRQNSATSTNAPAPARSGQPGSGGQQESSPRLSGLPGPVLYRGRPYAAAQFGTQVHELLREAATIRPFQGRPPSGSQGGVPYDGDAASVVGCVREATGRPGDPPVVVDFGTYEGRQAAVVVLHDETNPALLDAYVVPASCPAHPPVLVRQVMLP
- a CDS encoding N-acetylmuramoyl-L-alanine amidase — encoded protein: MTSQRYYRLGDTGAAVAEIRAKLATLGLLPADEATMGSAAMADAVFDAQVDQAVRCFQQQRALTVDGVVGPQTYRALDEARWKLGDRILQYSVSHLMSGDDVAQLQRRLLDMGFDCGRVDGIFGKDTERALREFQRNVGLAPDGQCGPRTLKALSRLSRTVVGGEPYAMRESEMIHQAGPSLHGKTVVIDPGHGGGDRGVVANGLEEAAVVWDLANRVEGRLAATGVQAYLTRGVEGELDEVARAHFANATGADLVISLHVDRHRNPVANGVAAYYYGNDRFGHHSAVGEKFAGLVQREIVARTGMLDCLTHERTWDLLRRTRMPAVRIELGYLTNPGDAARLADPGFRDTVAEAIVVAVQRLYLPPEDDAPTGMLHLPELIK
- the sigM gene encoding RNA polymerase sigma factor SigM gives rise to the protein MAELADGELLARHVDGDREAFAQLVRRHRDRLWAVALRTLGDPEDAADALQDALVSAYRKADRFRGESAVTTWLYRIVVNACLDLARRRAVRSTQALDAETAERLPAADGAPDAIERQELRLDLVSALDTLSAEQRAALVLVDMQGYSVVEAAEILGVPPGTVKSRCARGRAKLLPLVRNLREAGNRPGAGNVPVADRDNPRGVEGGGSGP
- a CDS encoding aminotransferase-like domain-containing protein produces the protein MNVRSRLDAHVDRYAARTRGMTASEIRALFAVATRPEVISLAGGMPYLSALPMDAVSSVVERLVMERGAVALQYGSAQGDQKLREQICEVMALEGIQADADDVIVTVGSQQALDLVTRIFIDPGDVILAEAPSYVGALSTFASYQAQVVHVEMDDDGLVPDRLRDTIKSLKSAGRRPKFLYTIPNFHNPAGVSLSLERRREVAEICREHDLLILEDNPYGLLGFDEEPMDALYAHAPDRVIYLGTFSKTFAPGFRVGWAVAPHGVREKMVLAAEAAVLCPPVFSQLAVSAYLETEPWKDQIKKYQELYRERRDAMLSALEDMMPPSVTWTKPTGGFYVWLTLPNGLDSKAMLPRAVTARVAYVPGTAFFADGSGSTALRLSYCYPTPERIREGIRRLAGVLEDELELHSTFGTGPRRPQRGQAGSELASAPYPDLA
- a CDS encoding D-alanine--D-alanine ligase family protein; this translates as MSDLGRVVVLAGGLSHERDVSLRSGRRVAEALRSVGVEVDVLDVDGALLPSLKEDRPSVVFPALHGAAGEDGAVREVLELLGIPYVGATPAACRLAFDKPTAKDVVRAAGLLTPDAVALPHAMFRDLGATAVLDAIVARLGMPLFVKPARGGSALGCSVVREPGELPAAMVNCFAYGDTALVERFVEGVEVAISVVDTGNGPTPLPAVEIVPDSGVYDYTARYTAGATEFFTPARLETAAAETAARTAVTAHQVLGLRDLSRTDLIIDEQGRPWFLEVNVAPGMTETSLLPLAASAAEIDLGTLYRDLLHVAENRG
- the trxB gene encoding thioredoxin-disulfide reductase, producing MSDVRNVVIIGSGPAGYTAAIYAARADLKPLVFEGAVTAGGALMNTTEVENFPGFPDGIMGPDLMDNLRKQAERFGAELITDDIVEVDLTGDIKILKDGSGNTYRARSVIIATGSKYRELGLENEKRLSGHGVSWCATCDGFFFRGQDIAVIGGGDSAIEEATFLTRFARSVTVIHRRDRLRASKIMQQRAFANDKIRFIWDTEVVDVLGEDKVSGLRLRNKKTGEVFELAVTGVFIAIGHEPRSELFRGQVERDENGYILVEHPTTKTNVPGVFACGDVVDHIYRQAVTAAGTGCAAALDAERYLAALEDARTGGAVGPAAEATATAE
- a CDS encoding GNAT family N-acetyltransferase, which gives rise to MARRLVNITLDNLNDLPRRCRRCVFWELDPVSRQRAEEAGNPELEKESWVSATLLEWGSCGKIVYVDAVPAGFVMYAPPAYVPRSVAFPTSPVSADAVLLMTAHVLPEFAGGGLGRMLIQGVAKDLQRRGIKAIEAFGDAKWEKPACLIPADHLLAVGFKTVRPHPRFPRLRLELKNALSWREDVEVALERLLGSMQPEPAFRPV
- a CDS encoding protein kinase family protein, translated to MQPITVESGSRLADRYRLEEELEVSDNCAVWRAVDEKLSRPVGVRIVPLGHPRAQAMVEAARAAALVGDPRFLQVLDANDDGEVVYVVTEWAAGAVSLARLLAEDTLPAADAVGIAEEVAGALAAAHAAGQHHLRLDPGVVWRTETGQIKVAGLMIEAALHGVTSPDPALTDTRAIASLLYAMLTGRWPGQAAHGLQAAPQMDGRVCSPRQVRAGVPIPLDQVTMQALVDTPPSGLVPLRTPAELAAALAMVPRPEPEPDYVVPSVPVVNGTGRPVPGVSRVPVARPRSRRVGQLTRLAVAGVLLAGLGLLGWQIGAAFFRPLGGADQPDAGGQQQQQQVAPAPQGKELKIQDAALFDPFGSGRTGGGAPEDMYDGNGRTAFYTAYYNYHPGTKNGTLGGTKPGTGMVFDLGSVQQVSSVHLELLGRGTTGLQIRVADESAGSRPRGLDDFRSVALEANAGDEVTVQLSRPVRTQYLLVWFTELPESDKPENTGKRQVGVAEITVKS
- the trxA gene encoding thioredoxin; the protein is METSKERLVGAATKIVTDASFEAEVLDSDKPVVVDFWAEWCGPCKQIAPILDEIASEYADKITIAKLNVDENPQTAMKYGVTSIPTLAVYQDGKVVKTIIGARPKPVLLKDLEEFI
- a CDS encoding LLM class F420-dependent oxidoreductase, encoding MKFGVSTFVTDEGIHPTEFARALEERGFESLFVPEHSHIPVNEQTWPDGSRLPRVYSRSLDPFVTLSAAAAVTERLRLGTGIVLAVQRDPITLAKEVASLDHLSGGRMVLGIGSGWNRTEMRNHGTDPATRLALLRERVLAMKEIWTKDEAEFHGRYVDFGPILSWPKPKQRPHPPILLGGGGPTTFARIVEYGDGWLAPPGLSLDKLTHGVRALQRLARDRGREDVSVTAYLSPGAEAADVARLAELGVARVLFGIDTAPRDETLRTLDELTKLISS